The following nucleotide sequence is from Saccharothrix texasensis.
TGCGAGTTGCCGAGCATCAGGCCCCACTCGGCCCGGGACGGGTCCGGGTCGCCGAGGCCGAGGAACGACAGCGACGCCGCCTCGATGATCGCCGTCGCCAGGGTCAGCGTCGACTGCACGATGACCGGGCCCAGCGAGTTCGGCAGCATGTGCCGGAACACGACGGTCCGCCGCCGCACGCCCAGGGCCGTCGCGGCGAGCACGTGGTCGCTGTGCCGTTGCGCGAGCATGGCGCCGCGCAGCAGCCGGGCGAAGATCGGCACGGTGGTCACCGCGACCGCGATGATCACCGTGGTCTGGCTGCCCCGGCTCGCCAGCGCCGCGATCGAGATGGCCAGCAGCAGGCTCGGGATCGACAGCATGATGTCGGTGAACCGCATCAGCCAGCTGTCCACCCAGCCGCCGAACGCGCCGGCCGCGCCGCCGATGAGCATGCCGAGGACCAGGCCGATCAACGTCGCGCCGACGCCGACGACCAGCGACTGCTGCGCGCCGACGAGCAGCCGGCTGAAGAAGTCGCGGCCCAGCTCGTCGCCGCCGAGCACGAACCCGGGCAGCGCGCCCGGGATGTGGTCCGGCCGCAGGTCCTCCAGCAGCTCCGGGTAGCGGTGGTAGGGGTCCTTCGGCGCGATGAACGGCGCGATGATCGCCAGCACCACGAACAGGAGCACGAGGAACGCGCCCAGCAGGGCGACCGGGCTGCGGAGCATCCGCCGGACCGCGTCGGCGGCGAGGCTCGTGCCCGCCGACTCGGCCAGCGCGTCCACCCGCTGCCGCTTGCGCTTGAGGAGACTGGTCATGATGCCCGCACCCTCGGGTCGATGATCGCGTAGGAGATGTCGACCAGCAGGTTGACGAGCACGTAGACCACCGCCGCGAGCAGCAGCAACGCCTGCAGGCGCGGGTAGTCCCGGCGCTCGATCCCCTGGGCCAGCAACGATCCCAGCCCGCCCCACACGAACACCCGCTCGGTGAGCACCGCGCCACCCAGCAGCAGGCCGGTCTGGAGACCGATCGTGGTGGACACCGGCAGCATCGCGTTGCGCAGCACGTGCCGGCGGCGCACGAGCGTCGCCTGCAGGCCCTTGGCGTTGGCCGTGCGGACGAAGTCCTCGTTGAGCACGTCGAGCACCGAGGCGCGGGTGATCCGCACGATGACCGCGAGCGGGATGGTGCCCAGCGCGATCGCGGGCAGCACGAGGTGCCACAGCGCGTCGGCCGCGACGTCCCACTCCTGGGTCAGCAACCCGTCGAGCACGGCGAAGTTCGTCACGTGCGTCGGGTCGATGGTGACGTCCTGCCTGCCCGACGGCGGGAACAGCGCCAGGTCCTGCGCGAACAGCTGCTTGAGCAGGATGCCGAGGAAGAACACGGGCACGGCGACGCCGACCAGCGTGCCGATGACCGTGGCGTTGTCCAGGAACCGCCCCCGGTAGCTGGCCGCCAGGTAGCCGAGCGGGATGCCCAGCACGATCGCGAACAGCAGCGCGGCCAGGCCGAGCTCGATGGTGGCGGGCAGCGCGCGGCCGATCTCGGCCACCACCGGCTCGCCGCTGATCAACGAGCTGCCGAAGTCACCGCTGAGGATGCGGCCCAGGAACTTGAAGTACTGGATGAAGATCGGCTGGTCGAGGCCGAGGACCTT
It contains:
- a CDS encoding ABC transporter permease codes for the protein MLRFIVRRLLQAIPTLLILSLLVFVWLRSLPGGPAGALLGDKATPEKIEALNKVLGLDQPIFIQYFKFLGRILSGDFGSSLISGEPVVAEIGRALPATIELGLAALLFAIVLGIPLGYLAASYRGRFLDNATVIGTLVGVAVPVFFLGILLKQLFAQDLALFPPSGRQDVTIDPTHVTNFAVLDGLLTQEWDVAADALWHLVLPAIALGTIPLAVIVRITRASVLDVLNEDFVRTANAKGLQATLVRRRHVLRNAMLPVSTTIGLQTGLLLGGAVLTERVFVWGGLGSLLAQGIERRDYPRLQALLLLAAVVYVLVNLLVDISYAIIDPRVRAS
- a CDS encoding ABC transporter permease, with amino-acid sequence MTSLLKRKRQRVDALAESAGTSLAADAVRRMLRSPVALLGAFLVLLFVVLAIIAPFIAPKDPYHRYPELLEDLRPDHIPGALPGFVLGGDELGRDFFSRLLVGAQQSLVVGVGATLIGLVLGMLIGGAAGAFGGWVDSWLMRFTDIMLSIPSLLLAISIAALASRGSQTTVIIAVAVTTVPIFARLLRGAMLAQRHSDHVLAATALGVRRRTVVFRHMLPNSLGPVIVQSTLTLATAIIEAASLSFLGLGDPDPSRAEWGLMLGNSQRYIDVKPELAFYPAIAIIIVALGFTLLGESLREALDPKNRR